From the Coprothermobacter sp. genome, one window contains:
- a CDS encoding putative methyltransferase, with protein MDRTQAKLLRALMKQPLSFWQLVGKQDDAIRGYIDALKTLKIKGYVEAKGDLIAVTKDGKEYARTNGVEKEESMMCPTCSATGVKPRGWLKEIMPEFEALAKGRPEVTAEFDQGVVPLAKNLDRIAYIYERGDLENKSIFILGDDDLLSIGLALTGKCKRITVVEIDRRVNKFIRKVIKEKGWTNVEVYDYDARDPVPEQLRGKFDVFITDPVETVEGMKLFYSRCCEALRGKGCSGYFGISHFESGLAKWMGVEKDLLRMNLVITDILRDFNNYLLTGERIVEKGFRIVTESPFTLKAPDFAWYHSTFFRVEAVKKPRPLITERVEWARELYFDEDTFVALP; from the coding sequence ATGGACAGGACACAGGCGAAGCTGCTGCGGGCGCTGATGAAACAGCCTCTCAGTTTCTGGCAACTGGTGGGCAAGCAGGACGACGCCATCCGTGGCTACATCGACGCACTCAAGACGCTCAAGATCAAAGGATATGTCGAAGCGAAGGGCGACCTCATCGCCGTGACGAAGGACGGCAAGGAGTACGCTCGCACGAACGGCGTCGAGAAGGAAGAGTCCATGATGTGCCCGACCTGCAGCGCGACGGGCGTCAAGCCGCGTGGCTGGCTCAAGGAGATCATGCCGGAGTTTGAGGCACTGGCGAAGGGACGTCCCGAGGTCACCGCTGAGTTCGACCAGGGCGTGGTCCCCCTTGCGAAGAACCTCGACCGCATCGCCTACATCTACGAGCGCGGCGACCTTGAGAACAAGAGCATCTTCATCCTCGGCGACGACGATCTCCTCAGCATCGGCCTTGCCCTGACCGGCAAGTGCAAGCGGATCACCGTCGTAGAGATCGACAGACGCGTCAACAAGTTCATCCGCAAGGTTATCAAGGAGAAGGGCTGGACCAATGTCGAGGTCTATGACTATGATGCCCGCGATCCCGTCCCCGAGCAGCTGAGGGGCAAGTTTGACGTCTTCATCACCGACCCGGTCGAGACAGTCGAGGGCATGAAACTCTTCTACTCGCGCTGCTGTGAAGCTCTCAGAGGCAAGGGCTGCTCAGGCTACTTCGGCATCTCGCACTTCGAGTCCGGCTTGGCCAAGTGGATGGGTGTCGAGAAGGACCTCCTCCGCATGAACCTGGTCATCACGGACATCCTCCGTGACTTCAACAACTATCTTCTGACCGGCGAGCGCATCGTCGAGAAAGGCTTCCGTATCGTCACCGAGTCCCCCTTTACCCTCAAGGCGCCCGACTTCGCCTGGTATCACTCGACCTTCTTCCGTGTCGAGGCCGTCAAGAAGCCGCGTCCTCTCATCACTGAGCGCGTGGAATGGGCGCGCGAGCTCTAC